A portion of the Fulvia fulva chromosome 1, complete sequence genome contains these proteins:
- a CDS encoding Kinesin light chain: protein MSYEQARRINPEATNILDQWAFLHHGDVSYELIRTYPEMSKRDQEEGGIEDMLDFATDEPAFQDSLGVLAQYFLVNAIDGSAGFSIHPVMHRWTLHRIVDNKAREALCARAIRIVARRVPLVSGTGQQIRAEGLLPHARVVATRLEKETGVTGVDYDLYVMAHFVARCERSQTAEFLYLRALTESEEAWGPEKEMTLGICSNLGLLYRNQDKLQKAKDVWLRTLVGMEKKLGPENATTLQTLDSLGALYGRQGKLKDAEDMYLRALRGKEKALGQSHDSTLRAAWNLSLL from the coding sequence ATGTCCTACGAGCAGGCGCGTAGAATCAATCCGGAGGCGACGAACATTCTCGATCAGTGGGCGTTCTTGCATCATGGAGACGTGTCATATGAGCTCATTAGAACATATCCCGAGATGTCCAAGCGGGATCAGGAAGAGGGTGGCATCGAGGACATGCTCGACTTCGCGACGGATGAACCTGCCTTCCAAGACTCGCTCGGTGTTCTTGCACAATACTTCCTGGTCAACGCCATCGATGGCAGTGCCGGATTCTCTATTCACCCGGTTATGCACCGATGGACTCTGCATAGAATCGTGGACAACAAGGCCAGGGAAGCGTTGTGCGCAAGAGCGATTCGGATCGTGGCGAGGAGGGTACCGCTCGTGAGCGGTACTGGCCAGCAAATTAGAGCTGAAGGGCTTCTGCCGCACGCGAGAGTAGTAGCTACTCGACTCGAAAAAGAGACCGGAGTGACTGGGGTGGATTATGACCTCTATGTAATGGCACACTTTGTGGCGCGATGCGAGAGGTCGCAAACAGCAGAATTCTTGTACCTACGAGCGCTGACAGAGAGCGAGGAGGCATGGGGACCGGAGAAGGAGATGACTCTCGGAATCTGTAGCAACCTTGGCCTTCTCTACAGAAATCAAGACAAGCTGCAGAAGGCGAAGGACGTGTGGCTACGAACGCTTGTAGGAATGGAGAAGAAATTAGGGCCGGAGAATGCGACCACACTTCAAACCCTCGATAGTCTTGGCGCTCTTTACGGACGGCAGGGTAAGCTGAAGGACGCGGAGGATATGTATTTGCGAGCGCTGCGAGGGAAAGAGAAGGCATTGGGGCAGAGTCATGATTCGACACTTAGAGCCGCTTGGAATCTTTCTCTCCTATAA
- a CDS encoding Oryzines biosynthesis cluster protein J codes for MADDRKPTNNQLAVDLPGPTAYWTGHNETGKAIVHSKHPVDWVKYDDDALAMSVAFTTTFPANLNNDADVAEHEEKQKSGKLGLVSKGGTVLRYVDFKPGYTCMMHRTQSVDYGIVLEGQVESILDSGETQLLKRGDVMVQRATMHAWRNPSETEWCRMIFCLQDCQPVVVNGERFGEDLGRGTEGLPSSGND; via the exons ATGGCCGACGACCGCAAACCAACGAACAACCAGCTGGCTGTCGACCTTCCTGGCCCAACTGCCTACTGGACTGGACACAATGAGACGGGCAAAGCTATCGTCCACTCGAAGCATCCAGTAGACTGG GTCAAATACGACGACGACGCCCTCGCCATGTCCGTAGCCTTCACCACCACCTTCCCCGCCAACCTCAACAACGACGCCGACGTAGCCGAACACGAAGAGAAGCAGAAAAGTGGCAAACTTGGCCTCGTTTCCAAAGGCGGCACAGTCCTCCGCTACGTCGACTTCAAACCTGGCTACACGTGCATGATGCATCGCACCCAGTCAGTAGACTATGGGATTGTGCTGGAGGGCCAGGTGGAGAGTATTCTGGATAGTGGGGAGACACAGCTGTTGAAGAGAGGGGATGTTATGGTGCAAAGGGCGACGATGCATGCGTGGAGGAATCCGAGCGAGACGGAGTGGTGTAGAATGATCTTTTGTTTGCAGGATTGTCAGCCTGTTGTTGTGAATGGGGAAAGATTTGGGGAAGATTTGGGGAGGGGGACGGAGGGGCTGCCGAGTAGTGGGAATGAT
- a CDS encoding Cytochrome c oxidase assembly protein COX11, mitochondrial: MAPPKYRSLLELAIQRSQWTCSKCTQTNRSMQWRKQFSRSLQTSSKAREEQAPTMAQMRKPFEQKNKNTLYYAISIILGTVALSYGSVPLYKTICQQTGWGGQPIKSAAHAGPETEDDVAAKLTPVTSSRRLRITFAGSTSDILPWKFTPQQREVRVLPGETALAFYTATNQSKDEDIIGVATYSVTPAQVAPYFSKIQCFCFEEQRLNKGETVDMPVFFYIDPDFLKDPTMRNIDTITLNYTFFKARYDKDGHLAPVPMPN; encoded by the exons ATGGCACCGCCGAAATACCGAAGTCTACTGGAGCTCGCGATTCAACGATCGCAATGGACGTGCTCGAAATGTACTCAGACGAATCGATCGATGCAATGGCGAAAGCAGTTCTCCCGCAGTCTGCAAACATCTTCAAAGGCACGAGAGGAACAGGCTCCCACAATGGCACAGATGAGGAAGCCGTTTGAGCAGAAGAATAAGAATACACT CTACTATGCCATATCGATCATCCTTGGAACAGTTGCGCTCAGCTATGGCAGCGTACCACTATACAAAACGATCTGTCAACAGACTGGCTGGGGAGGACAACCGATCAAATCCGCAGCGCACGCAGGGCCCGAGACCGAAGACGATGTAGCCGCGAAGCTCACGCCCGTAACATCCTCGAGACGACTTCGAATCACGTTCGCTGGATCTACATCAGACATCCTACCCTGGAAGTTCACGCCGCAGCAACGAGAAGTGAGAGTATTGCCAGGAGAGACTGCATTGGCGTTCTATACAGCCACGAACCAAAGTAAAGATGAGGACATTATTGGAGTCGCTACATACAGTGTGACGCCTGCGCAGGTGGCGCCGTACTTTAGCAAGATTCAGTGCTTTTGCTTTGAGGAGCAGCGGTTGAATAAGGGTGAGACTGTGGATATGCCGGTATTCTTCTATATCGACCCGGACTTCTTGAAGGATCCTACGATGAGGAATATTGATACGATTACGTTGAACTATACCTTTTTCA AAGCAAGGTATGACAAGGATGGTCATCTTGCTCCCGTACCAATGCCTAACTAA
- a CDS encoding Mitogen-activated protein kinase kinae MKK2: MASPVPLLRPPIPGQGRQQPGSRVPRLGLAIPASPGQRPVNSAAAPPMSENSALPPLSIPTRQQPPKLSLATPMGSSQTPQENAQTRRRGPPLQIAPGLSASGGSSDDSAHSRTNSFGANTTQNGSVSTTSSYSALNFVEMLRGDRDPQSATGSLYSSSSAHSGGEGMVRENSMQGMLPDLEKLSLEKGRPLDVEDLDDAGWKAAKKEGRIVEIGSLGEGAGGAVTRCILKGGKTVFALKVITTDPNPDVKKQIVRELSFNKSCASAHICKYYGAFMDDTSGTIGISMEFCEGGSLDSVYREVKKLGGRTGEKVLGKVAEGVLNGLTYLHGHRIIHRDIKPSNILLTRKGEVKLCDFGVSGEFGTKGDANTFIGTSYYMAPERITGQSYTITSDVWSLGVTLLEVAQHRFPFPADGTEMNPRAGLIDLLTYIVRQPIPKLKDEPENDLTWSPNFKYFIECCLEKDANRRATPWHILKHPWMVEMKQKRIDMTKFLKTVWDWQDEVEEPQA; the protein is encoded by the exons ATGGCGTCGCCGGTGCCATTACTACGTCCACCCATCCCGGGTCAGGGTCGCCAGCAGCCTGGTAGCAGGGTGCCACGGCTTGGGTTGGCGATACCTGCGTCACCAGGCCAGCGACCCGTGAACAGCGCGGCAGCACCACCAATGTCAGAGAACTCCGCACTACCTCCATTGTCCATACCTACGAGACAGCAACCGCCGAAACTGTCTTTAGCCACACCCATGGGCTCGTCACAAACGCCGCAAGAGAATGCTCAGACAAGGCGGAGAGGACCTCCATTACAGATCGCTCCAGGGCTGTCAGCGAGTGGTGGTAGCAGTGATGATTCTGCGCATAGTCGGACAAACAGCTTTGGTGCAAACACAACACAAAATGGCTCAGTATCGACAACATCATCATATTCCGCGCTCAACTTTGTGGAGATGCTGCGAGGTGACAGGGACCCACAATCAGCGACTGGATCGTTATACAGCAGTAGCTCGGCACATTCTGGAGGAGAGGGAATGGTGAGGGAGAACAGCATGCAGGGTATGCTACCAGATCTTGAAAAGCTATCATTGGAGAAGGGAAGACCGCTGGATGTGGAAGATCTAGACGACGCAGGCTGGAAGGCAGCGAAGAAGGAGGGTCGCATTGTTGAGATTGGCAGCTTAGGTGAAGGTGCAGGCGGTGCAGTAACAAGATGCATACTCAAAGGAGGGAAGACAGTCTTCGCACTGAAG GTCATAACCACCGACCCCAACCCCGACGTCAAAAAACAAATCGTCCGCGAACTCTCCTTCAACAAATCCTGCGCCTCCGCCCACATCTGCAAATACTACGGCGCCTTCATGGACGACACCTCCGGCACAATAGGAATCAGCATGGAATTCTGCGAAGGCGGCTCCCTCGACAGCGTCTACCGCGAAGTGAAAAAGCTCGGCGGGCGCACCGGCGAGAAAGTCCTCGGAAAAGTCGCAGAAGGAGTCCTAAACGGACTGACATACCTCCACGGCCACCGCATCATCCACCGCGACATCAAGCCCTCGAACATCCTTCTAACGCGGAAAGGGGAGGTGAAATTATGTGATTTTGGCGTGTCCGGGGAGTTTGGCACGAAGGGAGATGCGAATACTTTCATTGGGACGAGTTATTACATGGCGCCGGAGAGGATAACGGGGCAGAGCTATACCATCACCAGTGATGTGTGGAGCCTCGGCGTGACGTTGCTGGAAGTGGCACAACATCGATTCCCCTTTCCCGCCGACGGCACGGAAATGAACCCTCGAGCGGGTCTCATTGATTTGCTCACTTATATCGTGCGACAACCGATTCCGAAGCTCAAGGATGAGCCGGAGAATGATTTGACGTGGAGTCCGAATTTCAAGTACTTCATTGAGTGCTG TCTCGAAAAAGACGCAAACCGCCGCGCCACACCCTGGCATATCCTCAAACACCCTTGGATGGTGGAGATGAAGCAGAAACGGATCGACATGACGAAATTCTTGAAGACGGTTTGGGATTGGCAGGATGAGGTTGAGGAGCCGCAGGCATGA